The nucleotide sequence AATCCCATAAACCAGAAGTCAAATCCATCGACCGTGACTACTTCAAGGTACTTCTGAGATGGTTTCNAGGAGCTAGAGACCAGGACAAGTTAGAACCCAAGCTAAGTGAAACAGTCAAGAGAAAGCTATCCTTGGGAGCTAAGATCCTTCAAATGGGAGGCTTAGAGAAAATCTACAAGCGACTCTTCAAAGTCTGCGATGAAGAGAAGCTTTTCAAGGCGTACCAATGTTACCTATCCACAACCGCAGGTCCCATCTCAGGCCTACTCTTCATCTCATCAACGAAGATTGCATTCTGCAGCGAGAGATCGATCAAGGTGGCTTCTCCTCAGGGAGATATCTCTAGGGTTCACTACAAAGTCTCAATCCCGTTATCCAAGATCAATGGTGTGAACCAGAGTCAGAACACGAAGAAGTACCTTGAAGTAGTTACAGTCGATAATTTCGACTTCTGGTTTATGGGATTCGTGAGCTACCGCAAAGCTTTCAACTGCCTTAAGCAAGCGTTAAACGATGATGACCAATAAGATTTTCTCTGAGGAGCTAGTTAGTgcaagttgaagaagaaatatTTCATTTCTGTTTTGACCTGTTTCAGTAGTCAGAGAATATTAGTAAAGAGCCTAGAAGAGACTGACAATATTGTTTGTACAAACTCATTATGTTTTCCATTGTTGACACAAGAAAGagataaatgaatatatttagCTGATCTCATcagtattttcttatttcacaGTTCTCTTTTGCACCAAAACATGTCCAAGGAATTGACATGGTACTAATAGAAGAAAACTAACCAACGGACCACATATATGctgtttagtttttattttgttcccAGAGACAGAGCCACTCAGAGACATGACTttgaaatataacaaaaaaaattaccaaatctggattttgtgtttttgtttttaatgtttgaatTTATAAGCTTCTCggagttaggaaaaaaaaactactattaTGCTGTAAAATTTAACCAGCCTCTTATATTCAATAACTTGGCGTCTTGGACTATACGACAAAGTTGAGCGggaattaattaattgtttttttgtgtggattaATTAATTGTTATTGTTGAGCGGTCGTAACATTATGATTGATTGCTTATTCAAATTTtagatagtttttgttttacatcttcattgatttcttttttgttgaaatggaagaagaagacactgcTTTTGGACATTTATTACTATATTGATTTATTCACTCAGCGGAAGGTTAGGGATAATATATCTGAACTCTTAAATTTTCCAAGATCAAGATTATGAAATGGTCTTATGTActcatttattatatatgatccATCCCAtggcacatttttttttgttttctatgtatTAGTCTTCTCTTGACATATTTGTGGTGCAAAAGAGGACAGTGAATTAGGAAAACAGATGGGATCAgctaaatatattcaaatctctacgatagaaaacaaaaggaatataagcaagaaaaaataattaagtttgtaCAATATTGTAAGTGTTTCCTAACATAATCTGATTGAAGCCGGTTAAAGTGAAATGAAATATTTCATCTTTAACCCGCACTACTTAGCTCCTCATCAGAGGAAACCATTGCGGCTTATCATTGCTCGTAGCTAAGAGAAAGCGCTTGCTCGAGGCAGTTGAAAGCTTTTTGGTGGCTCAAGAATCCCATAAACCAGAAGTCAAATCCATCGACCGTGACTACTTCAAGGTACTTCTGAGATGGGTTTTTTGTGTTCTGACTCTGgttcactccattgatcttgcaCAAGGGAACTGACACTTTGTAGTGAACCCTGATGATATCTCCCTGAGGAGAAGCTATCTTGATCGATTTCTCGCTGCAGAATGCAATCTTCTTTGATGAGATAAAGAGTAGGCCTGCCATGGGGCCTGCGGTTGTTGATAGGTAACATTGGTACGCCTTGAACAGTTTCTCTTCATCGCAGACTTTGAAGAGTCGCTTATAGATCTTCTCTAGGCCTCCCATTTGAAGGATCTTAGCTCCCAAGGATAGCTTTCTCTTAACTTTTTCAGTTAGCTTTGGTCCTAACTTGTCCTGGTCTCTAGCTCCGTTGGTGAAGCTATCGGTCTTCTTCTTTCGCAGCATGGATTTTCCCTTGTCTGTTGAAAAAGAAACCTTTGAAGAGGTTGGGATTTGTAGTTTGTTGATGGAAGCTGCAGGGTCAGGCAAGTAAAGCGCCGGAGCAGTCTTGGCTGCAGGAAATGCAATAACTTGTTGGTCAACTCTGCTCAATGTCATCTTGGAAGGTTTAAGTGgtgatcttgattcttgatattatgagaaagagaaagagagagatagaggagATTGTGAGTAATGGTTGTTGATGAAACCGTGTTGGTGGGAAGGTATTTAAAGGGAAAGACAAATAGACAAGAGGCACTTGTATCAAAGCTCTGAGACTTGAGACCTTTGTGGTAAAAGGGATGAGTCATGGATCAAGCCACATAGATAAAGCTGCTTTCTTTGTGGGCATATGCTCTGTttggcctttttttttgttctgaggAAAATAATCATATACCTAAGTAAAGGAGAAAACACATAATTAAATAGAGATTCTACAACCACCAAATCCGTGCTAGGGACATAATATTTGTCTAAAGTACTTTCAGTAACTGAtgaaatgtttatatgtttttgcttttagtttCCAAATAACAAAACAACTTAGGAGGCATAAGGGCTCTATGGATCTTCTTCAATAGTTTCTCAATTCCTTTGATTTCGAAATTTAGAAGATGAAATTTACAAACTGATGATCCATTAATAATCTCCTTAAATATGCTAAAGTTATAGTATTAGAGAACattaaagtaaataaagaaagacGATCACACGGAATGACGTTAGACTCCGACAAAGCTTTATTACCTACACAACCACAAGTTGGCAAAATTGCAagctttatttatatatttttctctcttcttttttagcctgattttaaatttttaacagaTATCTATAAATGTTTAGGAAGATAAGATATGTTTCCTAGTTAATTGGAACATgcatgaaacaagaaaaaatcaaaatcagattgTACGTTACGCTTTTTGAATCGGTGAGAGCAAATTGAGTCACACACAAGGAGACATCGTGGCTTTCTCAAGTCTTCTTTACACATGCAAATAATCGAAGGAGACcaatttatatgttatttgaCCTGTTAGAATCCGTTAGGCGAAAATTGTGGAAGCATGCAGCTAACATTTAAATGTTAATGTAAATGATGTAATATATTGATTTAGTCATGCAGTTAANNtatttatttatttatttttctctcttcttttttagcctgattttaaatttttaacagaTATCTATAAATGTTTAGGAAGATAAGATATGTTTCCTAGTTAATTGGAACATgcatgaaacaagaaaaaatcaaaatcagattgTACGTTACGCTTTTTGAATCGGTGAGAGCAAATTGAGTCACACACAAGGAGACATCGTGGCTTTCTCAAGTCTTCTTTACACATGCAAATAATCGAAGGAGACcaatttatatgttatttgaCCTGTTAGAATCCGTTAGGCGAAAATTGTGGAAGCATGCAGCTAACATTTAAATGTTAATGTAAATGATGTAATATATTGATTTAGTCATGCAGTTAAAAAGTATCCACGTGCATGGCAGGGCCAACCCATTTAGATGCACCGCGCACGAATCACGAATGTCTGGAATCGTCTACTGACCGATATGGCAATATCTTTCTTTTAGGCTAAGGAAAAATGTTTTCTCACGTCATATttattacccttttttttttcaattgatatACTTTTCGTTTATGTCATATTCCATCACACACGTCGGAAAAGTTTAACGATTAATTAGAGGATAAAGTATTTAATTACAGCTTTGTATTTGATCCGGCATGCCCTAGCTAGGCCTACTGATAtgaactcttcttctttctttttcccttttcttgtaacttcttttttttaatttataatttcttttgacCAGTCGACCATTTCCcccacaaatattttttttcttcactttttaTTCATCCACATACATATTGTTAAATATCTTATCCGACTCAGGACATGGACCCAAAAATAGATTAATACAATAAAGCTTGAATAGTCTCTTGTAAGTTTTAGAAGTCAAGAAGTATAAAAAGATTCAAGAGTGGAACAAAGAGTTTGAATATCGTTGAGTAtgtttgtgagagagagagtatagGAGAGaagtatagaagaagaaaagaacttcTTACTTGATTAGATTTATGGATACATTCCTAATATATACATAAGTAAAGAGAATATCCTACAAGATGCTACACGATTTTACAAGGTGAAAGCGACATAAAGATTCCTTAAACATAACATGTGACTTTAGGTTGACTTCTCCATTCCCACTTGCTCTAAGGTCACCAACGGTCATATGGAAGGATCTACAGACATTGATTAAGTCTCACATGAGTCTTGTGAGGCTTTGAGTGGGCCATTACACGATATGGTAGAGGATGGCCCGATGGAGACCGTAGGACAACGTCCGTACGGACATGGTGATCAAGATCCCAAAttatactccccctcaagcttagtcATTGGACTCCATGACACAAGCTTGAACCATTGATcacctacctcattaaaaaccttagtatagaaaacttcttgggaaaaactatacttaagggaaaaagagtgtaggctTTCAAGGTTTCGTGAGGTCTATGAGTCCAAGCTTTGAGTGTATGTACTCACAGACTTGAGGGCTCGCCGCCTTGGTAAATACATCGGCTAGTTGCTCAGAGCTCTCGGTATGGCAGGGAAGTGTTACGCCTAGTTGAATTTGCTCTCGGACTTTGTGACAATCAACTTCTATGTGCTTTGTCCTCTCGTGGAACACAGAGTTAGTTGCGATGTGAATGGCAGCCTCATTGTCGCAATGCATTGTGATAGGCTTCATAATGTCGATTCCAAGGTCTTTAAGTAGGTTCTTGAGCCACATCAACTCGGTAGTCAATTTCCTCATCGCTCTATACTCGGACTCGGCGCTTGAAAGGGACACCACTTTCtgtttcttgctcttccatgtgaCAAGGTTGCCTCCAAGAAAGGTGCAATAGCCGCTTGTTGATCTCCGGTCTCCTTTGTCTCCAGCATAGTCCGCATCACAATATCCCACGAGGTCCGTGTTGTTGTTGCATCCCATCCATATTCCTTGACCCGGCAATCCTTTGATGTATTTGAAAATCCGGTTGACGATGTTCCAATGGTGCACCTTCGGAGCTTGCATATGCTGACTagcctggttcacagcaaagcAAATGTCTGGCCTAGTAATAGTTAAGTAAATTAGCTTACCCACCAAACGTCTATATTGTGTTACATTCTTGAACGGTTGGTCCTCGGGCTCTCCCTCACGAAAAACCTTGTAGTTCTGCCGTGATCCAAGCTTTCCTACTTCATTTAAGAGGTCAATAGCATACTTTCTTTGAGATAGAAACAAGCCCTCTTCCGAGCGACACACTTCTATCCCTAAGTCTTCTTTACACATGCAAATAATCGAAAGAGACCATTTATATGTTATTTGACCTGTTAGAATCCGTTTAGCGAAAATTGTGGAAGCATGCAGCTAACATTTAGATGTTAATGTAAATGATGTAATATATTGATTTAGTCATGCAGTTAAAAAGTATCCACGTGCATGGCAGGGCCAACCCATCTAGATGCACGAATCACGAATGTCTGGAATCGTCTACTGACCGATATGGCAATATCTTTCTTAGGCTAAGGAAAAATGTTTTCTCACGTCATATttattaccctttttttttttgatatatttttttttcgtttatgtCAAATTCAATCACACACGTCGGAAAAGTTTAACGATTAATTAGAGGATAAAGTATTTAATTACAGCTTTAGTTGTATTTGATCCGTCATGCCCTACTGATAtgaactcttcttctttcttcttcccttttcttgtaactttttttttttaatttataatttcttttgacCAGTCGACCTTTTCCCccacaaagattttttttcactttttattcaTCGACATACATATTGTTAAATATCTTATCCGACTCAGGACATGGACCCAAAAATAGATTAATACAATAAAGCTTGAATAGTcgacaaaataacaaaattttgaaattgaaattgtaaTAACAAAAGCGTTCTTTAGttagaataattatattgtttctCTAATTCTCTGAATTCAATACTTTTATAACAACTACCGACTAGATCGATCATTCATGTCTTAACAACTAACGAATCATTCCTTTCATTAatgcatgtgtatatatattgcttttatTGTTGTAAAAGACATATGACCTATTTATAATCACCTACATTGTCGACAAAATGTTATCATGCATACGTCTATTTcccttataaatatatatatacaagttgcACACATATGACATATATACACCATGTGTTCATATCACATGGGTGACGAATTGATGAAGCAACATCGATACTATATGGTGGAATGGAATGGATCTCCTTTTTGACATCTTATATATTTAActatttgttttgcttctttattgctttgtataatttgtttttttcaaatcaaaatGTAACTCTGCTACTTCTTATCTTATAGCatgaaaatctatataataataacaaaccgaataataataacaatagttgtgttttttcaatcgtatcttttggatattttttgaaaagtcaTGATGAATCATTAAAACgattatttatgaaaaagttacaactgttcactgtaaagttgtgttgattggaacattcatatcttttgaaatctatatatatttgtctgtttgaactgtttttatttttttgccatgacacaaaatcaaccaatatttcaatctcaacggtttattcatttttctaaattattttatagcattcatttttaaaaaaatcaagaaattcctctaattattgatttaacaaaagatttttggaatgatgaatttATCTCGAATAAATGACACCAAAAGTTGtattttttcaatcgtactttttagataatttttcaaaaaaatctgtagaaaatttaaattgtgtgttttacacaaAGTTGCGATTGCTCATTGTAActgttttttgtaaagttgcaattgtttattgtagagttgtgtctattcgaatattcgtatcttttgaaatctatatatttgtctttttgctgttctttttttttgccatgccacaataatataaaattttaatctcaacggtttttacagctctctaaattattttctagcattttttcttttaaaagtaagatattcctccaattcttgatttaacaaaagatttttggaatgatgaatctaatttacaacttttagttagttttatatataaaaaattaatgaaagtacctatatataatagcaatccgaataaatgccacccaaaggttgtgttttttcattcgtactttttggataattttctaaaaaaatctgtagtaaatttaaattttgtgttttacacaaagttgcgattgttcattgtaacagtttttttgtaaagttgcaactgttcattgtagagttatgtatattcgaatattcgtatcatttgaaatctatatatatttgtctgtttgaattaaactgttttcatattttttgtcatgacaccaaataatataaaatttcaatctcaacggtttttacagctctataaattattctctagcattcattcttttaaaagtaaagagattcttccaattcttgatttaacaaaagatttttggaatgatgaatctaatttacaacttttagttaattttatacatagaatctttttccaagagttagatggattatataatgagcttttggatttgacttttgaatatagtaataaagatgtcttctatttaaaaacagtttatatgagtttgtaggtataatcaagtgcagacacaacagttgcgatttttcgtagtacGTTTCgttaaaaaatggttttttttttgtttttttttttaattcaaacggttgtatctgttcattgtagagttgtgtcttttcactatattttatttatattttttcatcacaacttgtctttctaataggtgtgtctatttaaatagtcatgctttttgatccctctttatatttgtctcttcatcactaactaacaagttcgttgaaacaaattttccagtTTATGTTGAGTCTAGATAATTGAATAGattttataatctaactaaaattttagaaatgattatagcaatagagaaattttatacaacttaatattgaatttacagttgtgtatatttatcttaattttctgttaaaaaatattttattatttaaaaataataataacaatctgaataaatgagagcaacagttgcgacttttcgtagtacttttttttgtcaaataattggtattatttgttctttttaaaaaactcaaacaattgtatttgttcattgtagagttgtatcttttcactatattttattcatatcataactttttgttctaataggtgtgtctatttaaatagtcatatcttttgaactctctatatatttgtctcttcatcaatagctaacaaatcattgttcgttgaaacaaattttttattttatgttaaatctaaataatttgaatattatttttttattttttatatctaatattcaatgttattctatcatctaactaaaattttagaaatgattatagtaatacagagatttaataaaacttaatatagaatttacagttgtgtctatttatcgtaatttttttgttaaaaaatattttaatatttaaaatttattttattttgttcttaagagttgtgtattttaattttaattttaatttttcgtcGATACTGTTTCActcataattaaatatatttttaattataattatttaatagaaaattacattattcattataaccattagttcaatattttcagtaaggatcactttgtcataatatttttttaattgtagctctttaccataattcttcataaaattatcttatatttagaatactttaaacaatatattttgtaaagctgcgtctattctacataatatttttgttataagttttcaatttggtgattatgtttttattaacagtttatgtattcaaTTATTCTaatacattcaaataattttataaaatataattttaaattttaaatttaaattatctttttttctaaaatacttcctcCGCGATATTGcgggggtctgagtcctagtcatacataatgaaaaaaaaaaaaaaacgttgacCTAGTCAAATACCTAATTCAACTGTAATAAGAGAACATCATTGGATCAGCAAAAGACGATGGAGTGTTATTCCAAACCACAAACTGATCAAAGTGGACAAGTGGTGGGGTTTGTGTCTGAATCTGAGGAGGAAACACCATGGGAAGATCCGAGTCATTACTTCTTAGACAAAGTCCTTGTGTCCCAAGTGAAGCCTAACTCATCGATGGGTCAAAGGTAGAAACAGAGTGAGGGAGTTGACAGAAGCTACCTTTTTGTCATGGTTATAGAGAAAGACTGAAACTTTGCTCTGATGTTGTTGAGTCAATGATGGCGTCGATaggtcttgctctgtttttgacaCACCGCTCATCAATGATGGATCTGTTGTGAAGAATCCGGCAGACACCACAGGGTTCTGATCGGGTTCCGTCTGGTTCTGTAACCGAAGAAGCTTATGTTGCAACACCCGTAGAGAACTCTCTAACGAAGCCTCCATCTCCAA is from Camelina sativa cultivar DH55 chromosome 20, Cs, whole genome shotgun sequence and encodes:
- the LOC104770695 gene encoding GEM-like protein 6 isoform X2, which encodes MTQPLPQRSRVSTIQCFCIQLPLVSLSFPLYTFSPTRFHHQPSLTINLSTLSFSFSQDQESRIKITAKPSKMTLSRVHQQAIAFPAAKTATMSYLPDPPSINKLQVPTSSKFSFLTSKGKSMLRKKKTDSFTKGARDQDKLEPKLSETVKRKLSLGAKILQMGGLEKIYKRLFKVCDEEKLFKAYQCYLSTTAGPISGLLFISSTKIAFCSERSIKVASPQGDISRVHYKVSIPLSKINGVNQSQNTKKYLEVVTVDNFDFWFMGFVSYRKAFNCLKQALNDDDQ
- the LOC104770698 gene encoding putative GEM-like protein 8, whose translation is MTLSRVDQQVIAFPAAKTAPALYLPDPAASINKLQIPTSSKVSFSTDKGKSMLRKKKTDSFTNGARDQDKLGPKLTEKVKRKLSLGAKILQMGGLEKIYKRLFKVCDEEKLFKAYQCYLSTTAGPMAGLLFISSKKIAFCSEKSIKIASPQGDIIRVHYKVSVPLCKINGVNQSQNTKNPSQKYLEVVTVDGFDFWFMGFLSHQKAFNCLEQALSLSYEQ
- the LOC109131182 gene encoding uncharacterized protein LOC109131182; protein product: MCKEDLGIEVCRSEEGLFLSQRKYAIDLLNEVGKLGSRQNYKVFREGEPEDQPFKNVTQYRRLVGKLIYLTITRPDICFAVNQASQHMQAPKVHHWNIVNRIFKYIKGLPGQGIWMGCNNNTDLVGYCDADYAGDKGDRRSTSGYCTFLGGNLVTWKSKKQKVVSLSSAESEYRAMRKLTTELMWLKNLLKDLGIDIMKPITMHCDNEAAIHIATNSVFHERTKHIEVDCHKVREQIQLGVTLPCHTESSEQLADVFTKAASPQVCEYIHSKLGLIDLTKP